A single window of Zootoca vivipara chromosome 17, rZooViv1.1, whole genome shotgun sequence DNA harbors:
- the LOC118076037 gene encoding solute carrier family 2, facilitated glucose transporter member 11-like — protein MGSSSLWDLVQHQRLLLMMLVLGIGGSLQAGFQGSMITYTSVHVKTFINESWLVRSGMPVHPESLTLFWASIVSIFSLGGLLGTMASGYLTTKFGKKKCLLGANLTMLSGAVIMGISKVADSFELILAGRFLCGISTSLCVLLHPQYVGEISPKKLRGFANSTASIFWSLGKVLGQVMGQREFLGNASLWPLLLASHSVTALLQLLTLPFFPESPPHLFLNKGDEEGCLKAMKTLWGRGPHQVELDDLRKQQSALWSTKSVLEVMKDRALRRQLYVLFLLAVTLQLTGIHTIYSYTFEVLQTVGFDNDQIPALSLGISLSELLSAVFCSVIIERFGRRLLLWGGYGLMATVLAAITLTISLQHSFSWMPYCSLALIFCFVICFGAGPAGAGASVRMEIFDQSSRSSSYVISGVLNWIGFFVIGMVFPFVVERIHQFSFLIFMGTLYISAFVIYFILPETKGKSILEIREEFDELNFKKKRALGSEASFAGDPVLCTKL, from the exons TGAGAGCTGGCTGGTGCGATCCGGGATGCCCGTCCACCCCGAAAGCCTCACATTGTTCTGGGCCTCGATTGTGTCCATCTTTTCCTTAGGGGGCCTCCTGGGCACTATGGCCAGCGGGTACCTGACAACAAAGTTCGGGAA AAAGAAATGCCTCTTGGGCGCCAACCTCACCATGCTGTCAGGAGCCGTCATCATGGGCATCAGCAAGGTGGCCGACTCTTTTGAGCTGATCCTGGCAGGTCGCTTCCTGTGTGGCATCAGCACTA GTCTCTGTGTCCTTCTCCATCCTCAGTATGTCGGGGAAATTTCCCCCAAGAAGCTCCGTGGATTCGCAAATTCAACTGCCTCCATCTTCTGGAGCCTGGGGAAAGTCCTGGGTCAGGTGATGGGGCAAAG AGAGTTCCTAGGAAACGCTTCGCTGTGGCCGCTGCTGTTGGCCTCCCACAGCGTGACTGCCTTGCTCCAGCTGCTGACTCTGCCCTTCTTCCCTGAGTCCCCGCCTCACCTGTTCCTGAACAAAGGGGATGAGGAAGGATGCCTGAAAG CCATGAAGACCCTCTGGGGACGAGGGCCTCACCAGGTGGAGCTGGACGACCTGAGGAAGCAGCAGTCTGCCTTGTGGAGCACCAAGAGTGTCTTGGAAGTGATGAAGGATCGGGCCCTGCGCCGGCAGCTGTATGTCCTTTTCCTGTTGGCTGTGACCCTACAGCTGACCGGCATCCACACA ATTTACAGCTACACATTTGAAGTCCTGCAGACGGTTGGTTTCGACAACGACCAGATCCCGGCCTTGTCTTTGGGGATCAGCCTCAGCGAGCTCCTCTCTGCCGTCTTCTGT AGTGTCATCATTGAGCGTTTCGGAAGAAGATTACTGCTCTGGGGAGGTTATGGGCTGATGGCCACAGTGCTTGCTGCTATCACGCTGACCATCTCCCTGCAG CATTCCTTCTCCTGGATGCCCTACTGCAGCCTTGCCCTGATATTCTGCTTTGTGATCTGTTTTGGAGCCGGCCCAG CCGGGGCTGGGGCGTCTGTGAGGATGGAGATCTTCGACCAGTCCTCCAGGTCGTCTTCCTACGTGATCAGCGGAGTCTTAAACTGGATCGGATTCTTTGTGATAGGAATGGTGTTCCCATTTGTTGTG gaaCGCATTCATCAGTTCAGCTTCCTCATCTTCATGGGCACTCTCTACATTTCCGCATTCGTTATTTACTTCATCCTGCCGGAGACCAAGGGGAAATCGATCCTCGAAATCCGAGAGGAGTTTGATGAACTCAATTTTAAGAAGAAGCGGGCTCTGGGCTCAGAAGCAAGCTTCGCAGGAGACCCTGTGCTCTGCACCAAGCTATGA
- the LOC118076038 gene encoding solute carrier family 2, facilitated glucose transporter member 11-like — protein sequence MIFVLGIGGSFPYGFHISVINYPSLHIKKFINETWLERHGSPLPQETILLLWSFIVSIYGIGGLLGSVCCGYLTTKYRKKKCQMFTNLIMLTAASLMGFSKMAGSFEMILLGRFLYGVGIGFSFNIHPQYVGEISPKKLRGFTNATVAVFLTLGKVSGQVMGLGEMLGSDFLWPLLLAFSGLTAVVQLLALPCFPDSPSYLLIQKGNEEAFMKAIKQLWGEGDHQAEIEDLKKEKSAVASTKSLRVLELMKARSFRWQLYVMITVMTTLQLCGINAIYFYSFEVFRTARFEEELIPYIALGVGMCECLSSILCSSLIERFGRRLLLWGGYAAMVLVLALLTLTLSLQHRFFWMHHFSVVLIFLFVLFYGIGPSGATIAVMVEIFNQTFRPSAFVIVGFINWMGLFLLGMIFPFIVEYLGPFCFLIFMGILAASGVFIFLFLPETKGKSIMEITAEFNKLNYAKKQVFPAENNVPRETIFCTRL from the exons ATGATCTTTGTGCTGGGCATAGGTGGCAGCTTCCCATACGGGTTTCACATTTCTGTGATCAACTACCCCTCCCTg cacATTAAAAAATTCATCAACGAGACCTGGCTGGAGCGGCATGGCTCCCCTCTCCCGCAAGAAACCATCCTCTTGCTGTGGTCCTTCATTGTTTCCATCTACGGCATAGGGGGGCTCTTGGGAAGCGTGTGCTGTGGGTACCTGACCACAAAATATCGGAA AAAGAAATGTCAGATGTTCACCAACTTGATCATGCTGACGGCTGCGTCGCTCATGGGTTTCAGCAAGATGGCCGGGTCCTTCGAGATGATCCTCCTGGGGCGCTTTCTCTACGGAGTCGGCATTG GGTTTTCTTTCAACATACACCCTCAGTACGTGGGAGAGATTTCGCCAAAGAAGCTGCGCGGATTCACAAATGCCACCGTGGCTGTTTTCTTGACCCTCGGGAAAGTCTCGGGACAAGTGATGGGCTTGGG GGAAATGTTAGGCAGTGACTTCTTGTGGCCTTTGCTACTGGCTTTCAGTGGGCTCACTGCAGTAGTCCAGCTGCTGGCCCTCCCTTGCTTCCCGGACTCCCCATCCTACCTTCTGATCCAGAAGGGCAATGAAGAAGCCTTCATGAAAG CCATCAAGCAGCTCTGGGGCGAAGGTGACCACCAAGCGGAGATTGAGGACCTCAAGAAGGAGAAGTCCGCCGTGGCCAGCACCAAGAGCCTGCGCGTCCTGGAGCTGATGAAGGCCCGCTCCTTCCGCTGGCAGCTCTACGTGATGATCACAGTCATGACCACCTTGCAGCTCTGTGGCATCAACGCA ATCTATTTCTACTCCTTTGAAGTCTTCCGCACAGCCAGGTTTGAAGAGGAGCTCATTCCGTACATCGCTCTGGGCGTGGGAATGTGCGAGTGCCTCTCGTCCATCCTGTGC AGTTCCCTCATTGAGCGCTTTGGACGGAGGCTTCTGCTCTGGGGGGGCTACGCCGCGATGGTCCTGGTCCTGGCTCTGCTCACCCTGACCCTCTCGCTCCAG caccgTTTCTTCTGGATGCACCACTTCAGTGTGGTCCTCATCTTCCTCTTTGTGCTCTTCTATGGGATCGGGCCTT CTGGAGCCACCATTGCCGTGATGGTCGAGATCTTCAACCAGACCTTCCGCCCGTCGGCCTTTGTGATCGTGGGGTTCATCAACTGGATGGGTCTCTTCCTGCTTGGGATGATCTTTCCGTTCATTGTG gaATATCTCGGCCCCTTCTGCTTCCTGATCTTCATGGGCATCCTTGCAGCCTCCGGCGTTTTCATCTTCTTGTTCCTCCCGGAAACAAAAGGGAAATCTATCATGGAAATTACAGCAGAGTTTAATAAGCTGAATTATGCAAAGAAACAAGTTTTCCCTGCTGAAAATAATGTTCCTCGGGAAACCATATTCTGCACCAGGCTTTAA